In Pseudothermotoga hypogea DSM 11164 = NBRC 106472, the following are encoded in one genomic region:
- the cas4 gene encoding CRISPR-associated protein Cas4 produces MNHTITGTVLLSSTVCEREAWLIAHQIEPDQYNPFIEIGRLIHTESYKNNRIREISLPGIKIDMIYEQGEMVVVGEIKKSSKFLKGARVQLLYYLSEIKKRGVQAVGKILIPKEKKQITVVLDEQSSTELNEAIKKAEEIISLPKPPQRRRSSFCSKCGYQEFCWS; encoded by the coding sequence GTGAACCACACGATCACGGGCACAGTTTTGCTGAGTTCAACTGTGTGTGAGAGAGAAGCGTGGTTGATAGCTCACCAGATAGAACCAGACCAGTACAACCCTTTCATAGAAATAGGAAGACTGATACACACAGAGAGTTACAAGAACAATCGAATCAGAGAAATATCCCTGCCGGGCATCAAGATCGACATGATCTATGAGCAAGGGGAAATGGTTGTGGTCGGTGAGATCAAAAAATCCTCAAAGTTCCTTAAGGGTGCTCGAGTCCAGCTGCTCTACTATCTGTCGGAAATTAAAAAGAGAGGGGTCCAGGCTGTCGGGAAGATACTCATCCCCAAGGAGAAAAAGCAAATAACAGTCGTACTTGATGAGCAATCGTCAACGGAACTGAATGAAGCTATCAAGAAGGCAGAAGAGATAATTTCTTTACCGAAACCCCCTCAGCGGAGACGGTCATCCTTTTGTTCCAAGTGCGGTTATCAAGAATTCTGCTGGTCTTGA